A single window of Methylobacterium nodulans ORS 2060 DNA harbors:
- a CDS encoding SDR family NAD(P)-dependent oxidoreductase codes for MRTEGIAAIVTGGGSGLGAATGRALAAAGAKVALLDLNEAGAAAVAAEIGGIGIGCDVSDARSAEAAVAHAAEAHGPARILVNCAGVVNAGRIVGRKGPLDLAAYARVIEINLIGTFNLMRLVAAGALPLDPLEGGERGVIVSTASVAAYEGQIGQAAYASSKAAVVGLTLPAAREFAPAGIRVCAIAPGLFETPMMKGLPQEVQDSLGAAVPFPPRLGRPEEYAALVMAILANPMMNGEVIRLDGALRMQAK; via the coding sequence GTGAGAACCGAAGGCATCGCGGCGATCGTAACCGGGGGCGGATCGGGACTAGGGGCGGCGACCGGCCGCGCGCTGGCGGCGGCCGGCGCGAAGGTCGCACTCCTCGACCTCAACGAGGCGGGCGCGGCGGCGGTCGCAGCCGAGATCGGCGGGATAGGCATCGGCTGCGACGTGTCAGACGCGCGGAGCGCGGAAGCGGCGGTCGCCCACGCGGCGGAGGCCCACGGTCCGGCCCGGATCCTGGTCAACTGCGCGGGCGTGGTCAACGCTGGGCGGATTGTCGGGCGCAAGGGCCCGCTCGACCTCGCGGCCTACGCCCGCGTGATCGAGATCAACCTGATCGGCACCTTCAACCTGATGCGGCTCGTGGCGGCGGGCGCGTTGCCCCTCGACCCGCTGGAGGGGGGCGAGCGCGGCGTCATCGTCTCGACCGCCTCGGTCGCGGCCTACGAGGGCCAGATCGGGCAGGCGGCCTACGCCTCCTCGAAGGCGGCCGTGGTCGGGCTGACCCTGCCGGCCGCGCGCGAGTTCGCGCCGGCCGGCATCCGGGTCTGCGCCATCGCGCCGGGCCTGTTCGAGACCCCGATGATGAAGGGTCTGCCGCAGGAGGTGCAGGACTCCCTTGGCGCCGCCGTTCCATTCCCACCGCGGCTCGGCAGGCCGGAGGAGTACGCCGCGCTCGTGATGGCGATCCTCGCGAACCCGATGATGAACGGCGAGGTGATCCGCCTCGACGGCGCGCTGCGCATGCAAGCCAAGTAA
- a CDS encoding acetyl-CoA C-acyltransferase, translated as MPFDPVVIASAARTPMGGFGGELKDLPAPALGAAAIRAAVTRAGIDSNDVSEVIMGCVLPAGLGQAPARQAALGAGLSEATPCATLNKVCGSGMKAIMLGHDLLRAESADVVVAGGMESMSNAPYLLDKARTGQRLGHGRMLDHMFLDGLEDAYDKGRLMGSFAEDTAQHYQFTRIAQDEYALTSLARAKAAQEAGAFADEVVPIQVKGGEVRADEGPSKARPEKIPTLKPAFRPDGTITAANASSISDGAAALVLTRLSDAERRGQAPLAIIRGHASHAAAPAWFSTAPIGAITKLLDKVGWDKGSVDLFEINEAFAVVAMAAMRDLDLPHDKVNVHGGACALGHPIGASGARIVVTLLSALKQRGLKRGVASLCIGGGEATALALELI; from the coding sequence ATGCCGTTCGATCCTGTCGTCATCGCAAGCGCTGCCCGCACCCCGATGGGTGGCTTCGGCGGTGAGTTGAAAGATCTGCCCGCGCCGGCGCTTGGGGCGGCCGCGATCCGGGCGGCCGTGACCCGGGCCGGCATAGACAGCAACGACGTCTCGGAAGTCATCATGGGGTGCGTTCTCCCCGCCGGTCTCGGTCAGGCCCCGGCGCGGCAGGCCGCTCTCGGTGCCGGTCTCTCCGAGGCGACGCCCTGCGCGACCCTCAACAAGGTCTGCGGGTCGGGCATGAAGGCCATCATGCTCGGACACGATCTCCTGCGCGCGGAAAGCGCCGATGTCGTCGTCGCCGGCGGCATGGAGTCGATGTCGAACGCTCCCTACCTCCTCGACAAGGCAAGAACCGGCCAGCGCCTGGGGCACGGGCGAATGCTCGATCACATGTTCCTCGACGGTCTCGAGGACGCCTATGACAAAGGGCGGCTGATGGGCAGCTTCGCGGAAGATACCGCGCAGCACTACCAGTTCACGCGCATCGCCCAGGACGAGTACGCCCTGACCTCCCTCGCCCGTGCCAAGGCTGCCCAGGAAGCCGGCGCATTCGCCGACGAGGTGGTGCCCATCCAGGTGAAGGGAGGCGAGGTGCGGGCGGACGAAGGCCCGAGCAAGGCCCGGCCCGAGAAGATCCCGACCCTCAAGCCTGCGTTCCGGCCGGACGGGACGATCACGGCCGCGAATGCCTCGTCGATCTCGGACGGTGCGGCGGCGCTGGTTCTGACGCGTCTGTCGGACGCTGAGCGGCGCGGCCAAGCTCCGCTGGCGATCATCCGGGGCCACGCGAGCCACGCCGCAGCACCCGCCTGGTTCTCGACCGCCCCCATCGGCGCAATCACCAAGCTTCTCGACAAGGTCGGCTGGGACAAGGGCAGCGTCGACCTGTTCGAGATCAATGAAGCGTTCGCAGTCGTCGCGATGGCAGCGATGCGCGATCTCGATCTGCCGCACGACAAGGTCAACGTGCACGGGGGTGCCTGCGCCCTTGGTCATCCGATCGGCGCGTCAGGCGCTCGGATCGTCGTCACCCTCCTCTCCGCGCTCAAGCAGCGCGGGCTGAAGAGGGGCGTGGCCTCGCTGTGCATCGGTGGTGGGGAAGCCACGGCCCTTGCGCTGGAACTGATCTGA
- a CDS encoding LuxR C-terminal-related transcriptional regulator, protein MVHNLKQEKLSKALDQLSLRQMQIVGRMMQGKRIKEISAEIGLSERATKYHLKLFQDQIGITSQLQLVIRLLELRMSWTY, encoded by the coding sequence ATGGTGCACAATCTTAAGCAAGAAAAACTCAGTAAAGCTCTTGACCAACTCTCATTGCGGCAAATGCAAATTGTCGGACGTATGATGCAAGGAAAGCGGATCAAGGAAATATCCGCTGAGATCGGATTAAGCGAGCGCGCTACAAAATATCACCTCAAGCTATTTCAAGACCAAATTGGGATTACGAGTCAATTACAGCTTGTGATACGGCTGCTAGAGCTGAGGATGTCGTGGACCTACTAG
- a CDS encoding amino acid ABC transporter permease produces MKFDPSIVLKNWDLLAQGLLLTLKYTIYTCAIGLAIGLFVALLQLTPWRLVRWIGRIWVEFFRNIPLLVLLLWTYYAMPIFLQIQVAKETAGILGLGFYASGFYAEILRAGVQSIDRGQTDASLALGMSYIQRMRRIILPQALRRMVPPLVGQTIMQLKNTTLLSVLTIPDLLYQASYISSFTYRPMEVYTVIGIVFVLILFPLSALSRQFERKEAA; encoded by the coding sequence ATGAAATTCGATCCGTCGATCGTTCTCAAGAATTGGGACCTGCTGGCCCAAGGCCTGCTCCTTACCCTGAAATACACGATCTATACGTGCGCCATCGGCCTTGCCATCGGCCTGTTCGTGGCACTTCTCCAGCTCACGCCCTGGCGGCTGGTGCGCTGGATCGGGCGGATCTGGGTGGAGTTCTTCCGTAACATTCCGCTGCTGGTGCTGCTCCTGTGGACTTATTACGCCATGCCGATCTTCCTGCAGATCCAGGTGGCGAAGGAAACGGCGGGCATTCTCGGCCTCGGGTTCTATGCCAGCGGCTTCTATGCCGAGATCCTGCGCGCCGGTGTTCAGTCTATCGACCGTGGCCAGACTGACGCCTCCTTGGCGCTGGGCATGAGTTACATCCAGCGCATGAGACGCATCATCCTGCCGCAGGCGTTGCGCCGGATGGTGCCGCCGCTGGTGGGGCAAACCATCATGCAGCTCAAGAACACGACGCTGCTCTCCGTGCTGACTATCCCGGATCTGCTTTACCAAGCGAGCTATATATCTAGCTTCACCTATCGACCGATGGAGGTTTACACCGTCATCGGCATCGTCTTTGTCCTCATCCTGTTCCCTCTGAGCGCCCTGTCACGCCAGTTTGAGCGCAAGGAGGCTGCGTGA
- a CDS encoding enoyl-CoA hydratase-related protein, protein MTCGTILTETHGRVRLVTLNRPKALNAINRQLTRELVAAAIEADADPTVGCIVVTGSPKAFAAGADIKEMAAATATEMYINDHFAAWEQFTAVRTPIIAAVAGYALGGGCELAMMCDFILAADTAKFGQPEIKLGVNPGIGGSQRLTRFIGKSKAMEMCLTGRTMDAAEAERCGLVSHVVPADRLLVEAINRRYETTLSEGVRFERRVFYATFATHDQKEGMTAFLEKRLPTFTHG, encoded by the coding sequence ATGACCTGTGGAACTATCCTTACAGAAACACATGGCCGCGTCCGGCTCGTTACCCTGAACCGACCCAAGGCGCTCAATGCGATCAATCGGCAGCTCACTAGGGAGCTTGTAGCTGCAGCGATCGAGGCCGATGCAGACCCGACCGTCGGCTGCATCGTGGTCACGGGCTCGCCGAAGGCATTCGCAGCAGGGGCCGACATCAAGGAGATGGCAGCCGCGACCGCCACCGAGATGTACATCAACGACCACTTTGCGGCCTGGGAGCAGTTCACGGCCGTCCGAACGCCGATCATTGCGGCGGTAGCAGGCTACGCGCTTGGCGGTGGCTGCGAACTTGCCATGATGTGCGACTTCATCCTCGCCGCCGACACCGCGAAGTTCGGCCAGCCTGAGATCAAGCTCGGGGTAAACCCGGGGATTGGTGGCAGCCAGCGGCTCACACGCTTTATCGGGAAGTCTAAGGCCATGGAGATGTGCCTCACCGGCCGCACTATGGATGCTGCGGAGGCGGAGCGCTGCGGTTTAGTCTCCCACGTGGTGCCGGCTGACCGTCTGCTTGTGGAGGCGATCAACCGCCGCTACGAAACCACACTGAGCGAGGGCGTGCGTTTTGAGCGCCGTGTCTTCTACGCCACCTTTGCCACTCACGATCAAAAGGAGGGCATGACAGCCTTCCTAGAAAAGAGGCTGCCGACGTTTACGCATGGCTGA
- a CDS encoding proline racemase family protein has product MHTSRLFTVIDSHTADHPTRVVTSGIPPLQGRSVREQRDDFRARYDGLRTLLLHEPRGHAAMVAAVPVPSQQADQGLFFISSYVYLDMCGHATIGYIASLAVGALPEKFESAGMSIETPAGIVSVTGTFENGRLTSVVLRNVASYVVAADVAVEAEGLGTVTCDIAYSGIMYALVDAAQVDLPFDIEHASRWCRAGMAIKQALNAVGAHPQVGSVLFHRAIEGGSRHLVILAGNKFDRLPCGAGTSARLAQLHARGKLAAEPPYRAENILGVPFAAKVIGLAQGEHGQPAVIPEVRGMAHVSAFSTLVLEADNPLPSGFLPN; this is encoded by the coding sequence ATGCATACGAGCCGCCTTTTCACCGTCATCGACAGCCATACGGCCGATCACCCGACACGGGTGGTGACGTCGGGCATACCGCCGCTTCAGGGGCGCAGCGTGCGCGAGCAGCGGGACGATTTTCGCGCTCGCTACGACGGGCTGAGGACGCTCCTGCTTCATGAGCCGCGCGGACATGCAGCTATGGTGGCAGCCGTACCCGTGCCATCGCAGCAGGCGGACCAGGGCCTGTTCTTCATCTCGTCGTACGTTTATCTCGACATGTGCGGGCATGCCACGATCGGCTACATTGCGAGCCTTGCTGTCGGTGCCTTGCCGGAGAAATTCGAGTCCGCTGGCATGTCGATCGAGACGCCTGCGGGCATCGTCTCCGTCACAGGGACGTTCGAGAACGGACGGTTGACCTCGGTGGTGCTGCGCAACGTGGCATCCTACGTCGTCGCTGCCGATGTCGCCGTCGAGGCCGAGGGTCTCGGTACGGTGACCTGTGACATTGCCTACAGCGGTATCATGTATGCCCTGGTCGATGCGGCGCAGGTTGATCTGCCCTTCGACATCGAACACGCCAGCCGGTGGTGCCGCGCGGGCATGGCGATCAAGCAGGCGCTCAACGCTGTAGGCGCGCACCCGCAGGTCGGCAGCGTGCTGTTCCACCGCGCCATCGAGGGCGGTTCTCGCCATCTGGTGATCTTGGCGGGCAACAAGTTCGACCGTTTACCCTGCGGCGCCGGCACCTCCGCGCGTCTGGCTCAGCTTCACGCCCGTGGCAAGTTGGCGGCAGAGCCCCCCTACCGGGCCGAGAATATCCTCGGCGTACCCTTCGCGGCCAAGGTTATCGGTCTCGCTCAGGGCGAACATGGCCAGCCCGCGGTAATCCCCGAGGTGCGCGGCATGGCACATGTCAGCGCATTTTCTACCCTCGTGCTTGAGGCTGACAATCCGCTACCCTCCGGCTTCCTTCCCAACTGA